One Nitrospira sp. DNA window includes the following coding sequences:
- a CDS encoding TPR repeat, with amino-acid sequence MNHFQDQSETALLAGDWERLGQEAAAWVRAVEAAGKKDPRPYFALNVTHLLRGDFAGAWKTHAQALQEAADIELVRGWVQSIADRHPDNAHTHLVQGLFLAQSGQSEQSMASYKEAAKLAPQSAYPHYFMAQIHERAAHLEMAIKEYREAVKLDPTFAAARTNLGVAYQEQGRLEMAVPQYREVIKLNPNDAIAHANLACALAEQGKFEPALQAYKEALRLNPQDAEIHLALGGLYETKGRTDLAMKEYREAVQADPDLASAHTALGWLFMEKNRPTEAMDCFNRAVKANPEEAQALYGIGRIYAARGKRESAAENFSKAIRFEQDPAKKNQIMNELFQSGQTGD; translated from the coding sequence ATGAACCACTTTCAAGACCAGAGCGAAACGGCCCTCCTTGCGGGCGACTGGGAGCGGCTCGGGCAGGAGGCGGCGGCCTGGGTCCGGGCGGTGGAGGCAGCCGGCAAAAAGGACCCTCGCCCCTATTTCGCGCTCAATGTCACGCACCTGCTCCGCGGAGATTTCGCCGGCGCCTGGAAGACGCACGCACAGGCTTTGCAGGAAGCCGCCGACATCGAATTGGTGCGGGGGTGGGTGCAATCGATCGCGGACCGACATCCCGACAATGCCCACACGCACCTGGTGCAAGGGCTCTTTCTGGCGCAGTCCGGTCAGTCCGAGCAATCGATGGCCTCCTACAAAGAAGCGGCGAAGTTGGCCCCGCAGTCCGCCTACCCTCATTACTTTATGGCGCAGATTCACGAGCGGGCCGCTCATCTTGAGATGGCGATCAAGGAATATCGCGAGGCGGTCAAACTGGACCCGACCTTTGCGGCGGCCCGTACGAACCTCGGCGTGGCCTACCAGGAACAGGGCCGGCTGGAAATGGCCGTCCCGCAATATCGCGAGGTGATCAAGCTCAACCCGAACGATGCGATCGCCCATGCCAACCTGGCCTGCGCTCTGGCGGAGCAGGGCAAATTCGAACCGGCGTTGCAAGCCTACAAAGAAGCGCTGCGGTTGAACCCGCAGGACGCAGAAATCCATCTCGCCCTGGGCGGGCTCTACGAAACCAAGGGGCGGACCGATCTCGCCATGAAGGAATATCGGGAGGCCGTGCAGGCTGATCCGGACCTCGCATCCGCCCATACCGCCCTCGGCTGGCTCTTCATGGAAAAGAACAGGCCGACGGAAGCGATGGATTGTTTTAACCGCGCCGTCAAGGCCAATCCCGAGGAAGCCCAGGCCCTGTACGGCATCGGCAGAATTTATGCCGCCCGCGGGAAACGAGAAAGCGCCGCCGAGAACTTCTCCAAAGCCATCCGCTTCGAGCAAGATCCCGCCAAGAAGAACCAAATCATGAACGAGCTGTTTCAGAGCGGGCAGACAGGGGATTGA
- a CDS encoding thymidylate synthase ThyX translates to MIALAPMPPEKSAYALARYSRSPDSIEESIKWVHTHSSEKFWEQFYFDYGHGSIADLGHVIICFEQISELAAIRLEDEPLWDGQAKSSRYQNFASSNWFVPDAIRGQETEASYLGILRGLSTVYRALHEPLSLYLTEREPRPESMTPAAYQRAITARAFDVTRYLLPLAAQTNVGQVVSIRTLEKQITRLLSSQLPELRLVGEELQEACRKAPVNLWGELSGQAAGLGEPMAPTLARYAKPSAYQAEVYSDLARYAKEALKGTGLDQPSVWGAAEPVDLIEPHDPLDEVVTTLIYRVSQAPYRKILALVRDMTEKQKQDTIEVALQKRGPYDELIKEFRSGYAFVFDVLMDIGGWRDMHRHRRCQQVQQNFTTVHGFETPPVLTEAGLEHEYRGAMGHVKSDIEQLRKSSQEAALYAIPFGFSVRCLFKMDYAEAEYIAKLRSGVKGHWSYRTIAWLMKQKLTERYPILGARMQATPPDVQDALTR, encoded by the coding sequence GTGATCGCCCTTGCTCCGATGCCGCCGGAGAAGTCCGCCTATGCGCTGGCGCGTTACAGCCGGTCCCCGGATTCCATCGAAGAGAGTATCAAATGGGTCCATACCCATTCGTCCGAAAAATTCTGGGAACAGTTTTATTTCGACTATGGCCACGGCTCGATCGCCGACTTGGGCCATGTGATCATCTGCTTCGAGCAAATTTCAGAACTCGCCGCGATTCGGCTGGAAGATGAGCCCCTCTGGGACGGGCAGGCCAAGTCCAGCCGGTACCAGAATTTTGCCTCAAGCAATTGGTTTGTGCCGGATGCCATTCGCGGGCAGGAGACGGAAGCATCCTATCTCGGTATTCTCCGGGGTCTTTCGACCGTGTACCGGGCCCTGCACGAGCCCCTGAGCCTGTACCTTACCGAGCGGGAACCAAGACCCGAGAGCATGACCCCCGCAGCCTATCAGCGGGCGATCACCGCGCGTGCGTTCGACGTGACGCGCTATTTGCTGCCCCTGGCCGCGCAGACGAACGTCGGGCAAGTGGTCAGCATTCGTACGCTCGAGAAGCAGATCACTCGGCTCCTTTCTTCACAGCTGCCGGAACTTCGCCTGGTGGGAGAAGAGCTGCAAGAGGCCTGTCGCAAGGCGCCGGTCAATCTCTGGGGTGAATTGTCCGGACAGGCGGCCGGGTTGGGGGAACCGATGGCCCCGACGCTGGCGCGTTACGCCAAGCCCAGTGCCTACCAGGCGGAGGTCTATAGCGACCTCGCACGGTATGCCAAAGAGGCGCTGAAGGGTACCGGCCTGGATCAGCCCTCCGTCTGGGGAGCAGCGGAGCCGGTGGATTTGATCGAGCCGCACGATCCGCTCGATGAAGTCGTCACCACGCTGATCTACCGCGTGTCACAGGCCCCCTATCGCAAGATCCTGGCGCTGGTGCGCGACATGACCGAGAAACAGAAACAGGACACCATCGAAGTCGCCTTGCAGAAGCGCGGGCCCTACGACGAGCTGATCAAGGAGTTTCGCAGCGGCTACGCCTTCGTCTTCGACGTGCTGATGGATATCGGCGGATGGCGCGACATGCATCGGCACAGGCGCTGCCAGCAGGTGCAGCAGAACTTCACGACTGTCCACGGGTTCGAGACACCGCCCGTCCTGACGGAGGCGGGGCTCGAACATGAGTACCGGGGGGCCATGGGGCACGTGAAATCGGACATCGAACAGTTGCGCAAATCGAGTCAGGAAGCGGCCCTCTATGCGATTCCCTTTGGGTTTTCAGTACGCTGCCTCTTCAAAATGGACTATGCGGAAGCGGAGTACATCGCGAAGTTGCGTTCTGGCGTGAAGGGGCATTGGTCCTATCGCACCATCGCCTGGCTCATGAAACAGAAACTTACCGAACGGTATCCGATCCTCGGGGCGCGCATGCAGGCGACTCCGCCGGACGTTCAGGATGCCCTGACGCGCTGA